In the genome of Oncorhynchus clarkii lewisi isolate Uvic-CL-2024 chromosome 4, UVic_Ocla_1.0, whole genome shotgun sequence, one region contains:
- the LOC139407255 gene encoding flap endonuclease GEN homolog 1, which produces MGVHDLWSILGPVRESVPLYSLTGKTLAVDLSLWVCEAQHVQAMMGKVTKPHLRNLFFRVSSLTLMGVKLVFVMEGEAPKLKAETMSKRTDMRFGGFDKSAPKKQTAKTTNRGRFNAVLRECAEMLDCLGVPWVTAAGEAEAMCAFLDAQGLVDGCITNDGDAFLYGAQTVYRNFNMNTKDPQVDCYRTSRVETELQLARETLVGLAILLGCDYIPKGIPGVGKEQALKLIQTLKGQTLLQRFSQWREEGVVAPEWVLKKVPHCHLCCHPGSAKAHERSGCVLCDSKHFCEPQDYDYQCPCHWHCCEQTRQASSTDASIRKKTLASDKFPFTEIINEFLVDKDKPVHNFKWRKPNMLLMQNFAYNKMLWPKHYTSEKVLVLMTYTELMNRKHGRATSSLIKPLRIWKPRVRNAIASFEIIWSKPDHYVFSEDHPEDSQDEVRTVEEEALFRLAYPHVVELYLREKAENKTKKKKPKGKKDKPSDHCDVSDLLAKMSLHSSIADNNTQQPSAVAAALTITTSNNSVWVLEGPESESPKKHLDPGKDHPRLEVRLGAQIQEVMSPPSFTSSGKIPEAAASSPSVSVVMDALHLSDIDWESQSFTSSPPPQAVGARTATDPKSLQTTNDSVEERITKLGPSTDLRAAEAVPGPCYAECSLRDRVLMRNTCKSVNMADNDDVTIIHVNSQSAAPPDLIDSNNSGPKPMALIPIKSSNASKPSEQPLVYGKKATLVDKDQSIALLHKPQPAHHISKPISLNSTQTSPVTATQTGPVTATQTQGAKQHGAGEPKPPQKYRFVKKAISSSSALPQRSHSEPSDTQPGRDDRNMKSHQETKKSVCARVCSSSEDSDTVNQCRGGGQSRAKVKPKSRHRCQYLTDYSLKPTSKPSTSTKAAWDTVTAQPLRPRAMSASMGEQPIRGSSVSTIGKCQDVHPIRVDDDIVFIPSPVSPVTMSDGDDSVICSKSPLPLAERVKLKFLK; this is translated from the exons ATGGGTGTGCACGACCTGTGGTCCATTCTGGGACCGGTTCGGGAGTCGGTGCCGTTGTACAGCCTCACCGGAAAGACCCTGGCCGTGGACCTTAGCCTGTGGGTCTGCGAGGCCCAGCACGTCCAAGCAATGATGGGGAAAGTCACCAAACCTCACCTCCG GAATCTGTTTTTCAGAGTTTCCTCTCTCACACTGATGGGGGTAAAGCTAGTTTTTGTCATGGAGGGAGAGGCCCCCAAACTCAAAGCAGAGACCATGagcaagaggacagacatgaGATTTGGGGGGTTCGACAAGTCAGCCCCTAAAAAACAAACTGCAAAGACCACCAACAGGGGTCGCTTCAATGCTGTGCTGAGAGAG tGTGCAGAGATGCTGGACTGTCTGGGTGTCCCCTGGGTGACAGCGGCAGGGGAGGCCGAGGCCATGTGTGCCTTTCTGGATGCCCAGGGCCTGGTGGACGGCTGCATCACCAACGATGGGGACGCTTTTCTCTACGGAGCACAAACTGTCTACAGAAACTTCAACATGAACACCAAG GATCCACAGGTGGATTGTTACAGGACTTCTAGGGTGGAGACAGAGCTGCAGCTAGCCAGGGAGACACTCGTGGGTCTGGCCATCCTTCTGGGCTGTGATTATATTCCTAAG GGTATACCAGGAGTTGGGAAAGAGCAAGCTCTAAAACTCATACAGACACTGAAAGGGCAAACACTTTTACAACG ATTCAgccagtggagggaggagggcgtGGTTGCGCCAGAGTGGGTCCTAAAGAAGGTCCCTCACTGCCATTTGTGTTGCCATCCTG ggTCAGCCAAGGCTCACGAGCGCAGTGGCTGTGTGTTGTGTGACAGCAAGCACTTCTGTGAGCCTCAAGACTATGACTACCAGTGTCCTTGTCACTGGCACTGCTGTGAGCAGACACGACAGGCCTCTTCAACAGATGCCAGCATCAGGAA GAAAACACTGGCAAGTGATAAATTCCCTTTTACAGAG ATCATAAATGAATTTCTGGTAGACAAAGACAAGCCTGTCCACAATTTCAAATGGAGGAAACCGAACATGCTATTAATGCAG AACTTTGCGTACAATAAGATGTTGTGGCCTAAACACTATACCAGTGAGAAGGTTCTGGTCCTGATGACGTACACTGAGCTGATGAACAGAAAACATGGAAGAGCGACGTCGTCTCTGATAAAACCTCTACG TATATGGAAGCCAAGAGTAAGGAATGCAATCGCCAGCTTTGAAATCATCTGGAGTAAGCCAG ATCACTATGTGTTTTCTGAGGACCACCCTGAGGACAGTCAGGACGAGGTGAGGACGGTGGAGGAAGAGGCTCTGTTCCGCCTGGCCTACCCACATGTGGTGGAGCTGTACCTCAGGGAGAAGGCTGAGAACAAGACCAAGA AGAAGAAACCAAAGGGTAAGAAAGACAAGCCTTCGGATCACTGTGATGTTTCTGACCTCCTGGCCAAGATGTCTTTGCACAGTTCCATTGCTGACAACAACACCCAACAACCCTCTGCCGTGGCAGCAGCACTGACCATTACAACAAGTAACAACTCAGTGTGGGTCCTGGAGGGTCCAGAGTCAGAGTCTCCAAAAAAGCATCTGGATCCTGGTAAAGACCATCCCCGCTTAGAAGTACGTCTTGGAGCTCAGatacaggaagtgatgtcacctCCGTCTTTCACTTCCTCTGGGAAGATTCCAGAAGCAGCGGCCTCCTCTCCGTCTGTTTCCGTGGTGATGGATGCTCTTCACCTGAGTGACATCGACTGGGAGTCTCAGTCATTCACGTCCTCCCCGCCCCCACAGGCTGTTGGCGCTCGCACTGCCACTGACCCCAAGTCACTCCAAACCACAAATGATAGTGTTGAAGAAAGGATCACAAAACTGGGCCCCTCTACTGATCTCAGAGCAGCAGAGGCCGTACCAGGGCCATGTTATGCAGAGTGTTCGCTGAGGGACAGGGTCCTAATGAGAAACACATGCAAGTCTGTGAACATGGCGGACAATGATGACGTCACCATCATACACGTAAACTCCCAGTCAGCAGCACCCCCTGATTTAATTGATTCTAACAACAGTGGCCCCAAGCCAATGGCACTGATACCCATTAAAAGCAGCAATGCTTCCAAGCCATCAGAACAGCCGCTGGTGTATGGCAAGAAAGCCACACTTGTTGATAAGGACCAGAGCATTGCATTGCTCCATAAGCCTCAACCTGCTCATCACATCTCAAAACCTATCTCATTGAACTCAACACAAACAAGCCCAGtcacagcaacacaaacaggcccagtaacagcaacacaaacacaagGGGCTAAACAACATGGTGCCGGTGAACCAAAGCCTCCACAGAAGTACAGATTCGTAAAGAAGGCCATATCATCTTCTTCCGCTCTGCCACAAAGGAGCCACTCTGAACCTAGCGACACACAGCCTGGTCGGGATGACAGGAACATGAAGTCACATCAAGAAACCAAGAAGAGTGTGTGTGCCAGAGTGTGTTCATCGAGTGAGGACAGTGACACAGTGAACCAGTGTCGGGGAGGAGGGCAGAGCAGGGCCAAAGTCAAACCCAAAAGCAGGCACAGGTGCCAATACCTCACAGACTACTCACTGAAACCCACCTCCAAACCCAGCACCTCTACAAAGGCAGCCTGGGACACAGTGACAGCCCAGCCCCTCAGGCCTAGAGCTATGTCTGCCAGTATGGGTGAACAACCAATACGAGGCAGCTCTGTGTCTACCATAGGGAAGTGCCAGGATGTTCATCCAATTAGAGTTGATGATGACATTGTGTTCATTCCAAGCCCCGTTTCCCCAGTGACTATGTCTGATGGTGATGACTCAGTGATTTGCAGCAAGAGCCCACTGCCATTGGCAGAGAGGGTGAAGCTGAAGTTCCTGAAATGA
- the LOC139407825 gene encoding mesogenin-1, which yields MESVSEDIANMDCDIEVVTSKMLSEWDWKTQERAFGNGHDSLESTSPESSFDSMCSSPEMSSSSTGHQRFGNVSYGLTGHSPIPCATLKQIKPKMSTKRRMKASEREKMRMRSLAEALHQLRDYLPPDYSKRGQPLTKIQTLKYTIEYINELSDILNHA from the coding sequence ATGGAGAGCGTGTCTGAGGATATTGCTAACATGGATTGTGACATTGAAGTTGTTACCTCAAAAATGCTTTCTGAATGGGATTGGAAGACGCAGGAAAGGGCTTTTGGGAACGGGCATGATTCTCTTGAATCCACATCACCAGAATCATCATTCGATTCAATGTGCTCTTCGCCCGAGATGTCCTCAAGCTCAACTGGGCATCAGAGATTCGGAAATGTATCCTATGGTTTAACAGGACACAGCCCAATCCCGTGCGCAACGTTGAAACAAATCAAACCGAAGATGTCGACCAAGAGACGCATGAaggcgagcgagagggagaagaTGCGAATGAGGAGCCTAGCAGAAGCTTTGCACCAGCTCCGCGACTACTTGCCTCCAGATTACAGTAAAAGGGGACAACCTCTGACCAAAATTCAAACTCTCAAATACACCATTGAATATATAAATGAACTTTCGGACATCCTCAACCACGCGTAA